A genomic segment from Labrys wisconsinensis encodes:
- a CDS encoding type II toxin-antitoxin system ParD family antitoxin, translating into MTTTISFTLDDYGAAFVETQVAEGRHGNASDVLHAALRLLQDQQARLATLRAALLEGEESGPSTAFDFDAFIAGKQWAGKAARPSLDLFGS; encoded by the coding sequence ATGACCACGACCATCTCCTTCACTCTCGACGACTACGGCGCGGCCTTCGTCGAAACTCAGGTCGCGGAGGGCCGCCATGGCAACGCAAGCGATGTCCTGCATGCCGCTCTCCGGCTACTCCAAGACCAGCAAGCGCGGCTCGCAACCTTGCGCGCGGCTCTCCTCGAAGGTGAGGAGAGTGGGCCTTCCACTGCATTCGATTTCGACGCCTTCATTGCCGGCAAGCAATGGGCCGGCAAGGCGGCTCGCCCCTCACTTGACCTGTTTGGGTC
- a CDS encoding TetR family transcriptional regulator, with the protein MRRTKEQAAETRRAIQQAAEALFLQEGYEAVSLDEIAATAGVTRGAVHFHFGNKLGLLSAIRDRIGMPMRDLSERLAAGTTSSPLDALGDAIEATLANLQSDPRHRRLLGIFMAVETVTEEEADEMRRFRGRVRGLVAEIFAVAEARGALAEPWTARAAARAFDAMVDGFIHEWVRGETDFELVPDAVAIIRTLLATWATGERP; encoded by the coding sequence ATGCGGCGGACCAAGGAGCAGGCGGCGGAGACGAGACGGGCCATCCAGCAGGCGGCGGAGGCGCTGTTCCTGCAGGAGGGATACGAGGCGGTCTCGCTGGACGAGATCGCCGCGACGGCGGGCGTGACCCGGGGCGCCGTGCATTTCCATTTCGGCAACAAGCTCGGTCTGCTGTCCGCCATCCGCGACCGGATCGGGATGCCGATGCGGGACCTGTCCGAGCGCCTGGCCGCCGGCACGACGTCCTCCCCCCTCGATGCGCTGGGCGACGCGATCGAGGCGACGCTCGCCAATCTCCAGAGCGATCCGCGGCACCGCAGGCTCCTCGGGATCTTCATGGCCGTCGAGACCGTGACGGAGGAAGAGGCCGACGAGATGCGCCGCTTCCGCGGACGGGTGCGCGGGCTGGTGGCGGAGATCTTCGCGGTCGCCGAGGCGCGCGGCGCCCTGGCCGAGCCGTGGACGGCCCGCGCCGCGGCGCGCGCCTTCGACGCCATGGTCGACGGCTTCATCCACGAGTGGGTCCGGGGCGAGACGGACTTCGAGCTGGTCCCCGATGCGGTCGCCATCATCCGGACCTTGCTGGCGACCTGGGCAACGGGAGAACGGCCATGA
- a CDS encoding Gfo/Idh/MocA family protein gives MQAIGLIHVGLGGWGSQWALEVLPAVPGVEIAAYVDVDAGARARAEAAGVPSARLFASLGEALAAVEAEGVVAPVRTAVHHAVASQALEAGRHVLLEKPFAATVLEAGNLVALAQRQGRLLAVSQNYRFFPVAAAAADIVRRGTYGAPITVEVDFRRYAPEGYRYPEAYPLLVDMGIHHFDLMRFILGQEPVEVSCRTWNPPGSAYEGAPCAAAVVTFDGGATVTWRGNYLSRGPVTPWSGAWRIDLAEASLAFAWRGNVGARLAGEYFTVTPLGGEPRDLTPPAGGLVDREGSAAAFVEAIRSGEARVPLATGSDNLRSLALCHAAVRSADRGGAPVRIADLTA, from the coding sequence ATGCAAGCCATCGGACTGATCCATGTCGGCCTCGGCGGCTGGGGCTCGCAATGGGCCCTGGAGGTGCTGCCGGCCGTGCCGGGCGTCGAGATCGCCGCCTATGTCGACGTCGATGCCGGCGCCCGCGCCCGGGCGGAAGCGGCGGGCGTGCCGTCGGCTCGGCTCTTCGCCTCGCTGGGCGAGGCCCTCGCCGCCGTGGAGGCGGAGGGCGTGGTCGCGCCGGTCCGCACCGCTGTCCATCATGCGGTGGCCTCGCAGGCCCTGGAGGCCGGCCGCCACGTGCTCCTGGAAAAGCCGTTCGCCGCGACCGTTCTGGAGGCCGGCAACCTCGTCGCCCTGGCGCAGCGGCAGGGCCGCCTGCTCGCCGTCAGCCAGAACTATCGCTTCTTCCCGGTTGCGGCCGCCGCAGCCGACATCGTGCGGCGCGGCACCTATGGCGCGCCGATCACCGTGGAGGTCGACTTCCGGCGCTATGCCCCGGAGGGCTACCGCTATCCCGAGGCCTATCCGCTGCTGGTCGACATGGGCATCCACCATTTCGACCTGATGCGCTTCATCCTCGGTCAGGAGCCGGTGGAGGTGAGCTGCCGCACCTGGAACCCGCCGGGCAGCGCCTATGAGGGCGCGCCCTGCGCCGCCGCGGTGGTGACGTTCGACGGCGGCGCGACGGTCACCTGGCGCGGCAACTATCTCAGCCGCGGGCCGGTGACGCCCTGGTCCGGCGCCTGGCGCATCGACCTGGCGGAAGCGAGCCTCGCCTTCGCCTGGCGCGGCAATGTCGGGGCGCGGCTGGCGGGCGAATATTTCACCGTGACGCCGCTCGGTGGCGAGCCGCGCGACCTCACGCCGCCGGCCGGGGGCCTCGTCGACCGTGAGGGCTCGGCCGCGGCTTTCGTCGAGGCCATCCGCAGCGGCGAGGCGCGCGTCCCGCTCGCCACCGGCAGCGACAACCTGCGCAGCCTCGCGCTCTGCCACGCCGCCGTCCGCTCGGCCGACCGCGGCGGGGCGCCGGTGCGCATCGCCGATCTCACGGCCTGA
- a CDS encoding GFA family protein, which produces MPLTLHGSCRCGAVHFSVQSHTPYPYQLCYCSICRKTAGGGFAINIMGDARTLKIRGKRSIGLFHAEIRDEDGRCEVSSGERRHCKACGTALWVYDEAWPDLMHPFASAIDSELPVPPERTHLMLRYKAGWVEPVIGPKDQTFDLYPVESIEAWHRTRGLWVD; this is translated from the coding sequence ATGCCGCTGACCCTGCATGGATCCTGCCGCTGCGGCGCCGTGCATTTCTCGGTCCAGAGCCACACGCCCTATCCCTACCAGCTCTGCTACTGCTCGATCTGCCGCAAGACCGCCGGCGGCGGCTTCGCCATCAACATCATGGGCGATGCGCGCACGTTGAAGATCCGCGGCAAGCGCTCGATCGGCCTGTTCCATGCCGAGATCCGCGACGAGGACGGGCGCTGCGAGGTCTCCAGCGGCGAGCGGCGCCATTGCAAGGCCTGCGGCACGGCCCTGTGGGTCTATGACGAGGCCTGGCCGGACCTCATGCACCCCTTCGCCTCGGCCATCGACAGCGAGCTGCCGGTGCCGCCGGAGCGCACCCACCTGATGCTGCGCTACAAGGCCGGCTGGGTCGAGCCGGTGATCGGGCCGAAGGACCAGACCTTCGACCTCTATCCCGTCGAATCGATCGAGGCGTGGCACCGCACGCGCGGCCTGTGGGTGGACTGA
- a CDS encoding acetamidase/formamidase family protein: MARHRFEPTRYSNVLATLEPVLAVADGDTVVTTTLDAAGRDRDGVQRAPRGNPMTGPFFVEGAEPGDALLVRIDRMTPIRATGWTFSVLAPNVVEPGAVARLPERREVEWAIDPQAGTARLADAGRELTVPLAPMIGCFGVAPRQGQAISTATSGEHGGNMDYRRFAPGTTAGFPVAVPGALFFLGDGHACQGDGEIVGTGIETAFEIEFTARLRKQAGFGWPRGETETDIFTVGNARPLDQALQHATTEMLRWLGQDFGLDATAASHLLGQAVRYDVANVFNPAYSVACRLAKRWLTRPEGTAGGLEGTG, from the coding sequence ATGGCACGGCACCGGTTCGAGCCGACACGCTATTCCAACGTCCTGGCGACCCTGGAGCCGGTCCTCGCCGTCGCCGACGGCGACACGGTGGTGACGACGACGCTCGATGCCGCCGGCCGCGACCGTGACGGCGTGCAGCGGGCGCCGCGCGGCAATCCGATGACCGGGCCGTTCTTCGTCGAGGGCGCCGAGCCGGGCGACGCTCTGCTGGTGCGCATCGACCGGATGACGCCGATCCGCGCCACCGGCTGGACCTTCTCGGTGCTCGCGCCCAACGTGGTCGAGCCCGGCGCCGTGGCGCGCCTGCCCGAGCGGCGCGAGGTGGAATGGGCGATCGACCCGCAGGCCGGGACGGCACGCCTCGCCGATGCCGGACGCGAGCTCACCGTGCCGCTCGCCCCGATGATCGGCTGCTTCGGCGTGGCGCCGCGGCAGGGCCAGGCCATCTCCACCGCGACCAGCGGCGAGCACGGCGGCAACATGGACTATCGCCGCTTCGCCCCGGGCACCACCGCCGGTTTCCCGGTCGCTGTGCCGGGGGCGCTGTTCTTCCTCGGCGACGGCCATGCCTGCCAGGGCGACGGCGAGATCGTCGGCACCGGCATCGAGACCGCCTTCGAGATCGAGTTCACGGCGCGCCTGCGCAAGCAGGCCGGCTTCGGCTGGCCGCGCGGCGAGACCGAGACCGACATCTTCACCGTCGGCAATGCCCGCCCGCTCGACCAGGCGCTGCAGCACGCCACCACCGAGATGCTGCGCTGGCTCGGCCAGGATTTCGGCCTCGATGCCACCGCCGCCAGCCACCTCCTCGGCCAGGCCGTCCGCTACGACGTCGCCAACGTGTTCAACCCGGCCTATTCCGTCGCCTGCCGCCTCGCCAAGCGCTGGCTGACCCGGCCGGAGGGCACGGCGGGCGGGCTGGAGGGGACGGGCTGA